The Halomicrobium zhouii region CCCTTTCGTCGCTGTTCGGGCCGTCCGTCGCGAGCGTGACGTCGTCGTGGCTGTCGAGGAGCGCTCGCTCGGCCGCGGCCGCGGCCTCGTCGGCCACCACGTCCAGCAGCACGACCTTGCCCGCGTCGTGGGCCGCGGCGAGTCGGGCGCCGAGCATGGCCGTGGCGTGCGCGTGGTCGCCCCGCATCGGCACCAGGACGTGGTCGTCGCCGCTCGTCGACTGGTAGAGTATCGTCGCGCGCTTCTCGTAGAACTCCGTGCGCCAGATCCAGAAGACGACGGCCACGAGCGTCGACGTGAGTCCGACGCTGGTGACGAACGCGAGCTGGGTGTCGAGCGGGACGAGCAGGCCCAGCAGCGCCGTCGAGTACGCCGCCGGCTCCTCGACGTCGGAGGCCCAGGTGATCGCGCCCGCCAGGAACACCGCGACAGCCGCGGCGACGACGCTGACGCCGTTCCCGGTGGCTGGCGCGACGATGCCGACCGCGGTGGCGAGCCAGAGCGCCCCCCAGCCACAGCCCGCGCCCACCGTCAGCCCCGTGACGAATCGCACGGGTGAGGCGTACTTCCCTCGCGGGTTCGAGAAGAGGGTGTACGTCCCCGACGCGAGTGGCGGGAACAGGAGAAAGGAGAGCGTCTCGAGCGTGTTCGAGAGGTACGTCACCGTTGCGACGAGCAACGGAACGAACACCAGCGCGGACAGGCGGACGAGGTTGGACGTTCGCTCGACCCAGGCGCGAAACTCGCGGAGTTCTCGCCGTTCGAACCGACGGACCCGGCGCGCGAACGACGTCCAACGGTCCCACAGCCGGTCACGCATTGCCTCCCTGTTGGTCGGACGGGCGATAAAAGTCCCGTGGACCGGCGGCGGGCCGGACCGCCGTTGGGTCTACACCGGGTGGAGAGAGGCTCGTTCAGAGTTCGGTCGTCGCGTCCAGCGCGATGCCGATGGCCCGCTCGACGTTGTTCTTCGCCTTCGGGGGCAGTTCCTCGGCATCGGTCTCGCCCTTCTGGGTCCCTTCGACGAGGTTACCGTCGACGGTACAGATAGCGCCTGCGCGCATCCCTTTCCGTCGTGCGAGGGTAAACAGCGCGGCGGCCTCCATCTCGACGGCGAGCAGGCCGGCGGCCTCCCAGTTCTCGACGTACTCCTCGGTCTCGGCGTAGAACGCGTCGTCCGTCGCGATGGGGCCGACGTGGACGTCCTCGCCGTTGGCTTCGGCGCCGTCGACCAGTGCGGAGAGCACCTCGTAGTCCGGGACTGCCGGGACCGTCGCGTCCTCGTAACGCTTGGTCGTCCCCTCGTCCTTGGCGGCGCCCGTCGCGACGACCATGTCGCCGATCTCGATCCCTTCCTGGAGGGCACCGGTCGTGCCCACGCGCAGGACGGTGTCGACGCCGACGGCTTCGAGTTCCTCGACGGCAATTGCCGCCGACGGCGACCCGATGCCGGTCGAGCAGATCGTCAGCTCTCGTCCCTCGTAGGTCGCATTGACGACGCGGTACTCGCGGTTCTCGGCGACGACCGTCGAGTCGTCGCACTGGGCCGCGATGCGGTCGACGCGCCCCGGGTCCCCCGGCACGAGCGCGACGTCTGCCAGTTCGCCCGACTCCACGAGCAGGTGCGGTTGTTTCGCCATGACGAATGCGAGGGCGGGCACGCCTTTAAACGTCGATGCTTCGCCGGTATCACCGGGCGATCTGGTCCCCTATCAGCCTTTCGAATACGCTCGCCGTACTGCGGTTTCCGCCGCTGAGACGGTGTCGGAGCGTCGTCAGCT contains the following coding sequences:
- a CDS encoding HPP family protein; the protein is MRDRLWDRWTSFARRVRRFERRELREFRAWVERTSNLVRLSALVFVPLLVATVTYLSNTLETLSFLLFPPLASGTYTLFSNPRGKYASPVRFVTGLTVGAGCGWGALWLATAVGIVAPATGNGVSVVAAAVAVFLAGAITWASDVEEPAAYSTALLGLLVPLDTQLAFVTSVGLTSTLVAVVFWIWRTEFYEKRATILYQSTSGDDHVLVPMRGDHAHATAMLGARLAAAHDAGKVVLLDVVADEAAAAAERALLDSHDDVTLATDGPNSDERASAAGDTESGPERAVAETAGTLEARAAEIASVVDVPCEVVVAVDRGDAAATILQAARATGCDLLAVPYRGRGGSLAPFVRDLFASEIDVLVHRSNDGRTDWRRTMVPVRETSHVAHSMVEFSLRLARDAGSVSVCHCVGPSGNLRRAEEMLADLVEPFRGPIETRISRSPILEFLGENAHHYDLVFVGASRDRSAASRFVSPPTFERLGDLDTDVAIVDRG
- a CDS encoding nucleoside phosphorylase, whose translation is MAKQPHLLVESGELADVALVPGDPGRVDRIAAQCDDSTVVAENREYRVVNATYEGRELTICSTGIGSPSAAIAVEELEAVGVDTVLRVGTTGALQEGIEIGDMVVATGAAKDEGTTKRYEDATVPAVPDYEVLSALVDGAEANGEDVHVGPIATDDAFYAETEEYVENWEAAGLLAVEMEAAALFTLARRKGMRAGAICTVDGNLVEGTQKGETDAEELPPKAKNNVERAIGIALDATTEL